A stretch of the Dyella telluris genome encodes the following:
- a CDS encoding DNA-binding protein, whose amino-acid sequence MARGITQDQVSAVAETILYVGENPTVEKVRAALGTGSPNTITRMLETWRGQLGDRLRQLSTLPEVPVPVGQAMVDLWRLAIEHAKHALDEHFSEENALLETAQAQLAQERGSWEQRLQVAETSLAQARAARDLAEHACNTLDGQLEDSHALRSDLQQQRDRLQVQYDQQATLLQSLRSQLDEHQAAMEAERERRDTHLRAVEDRAHLEVDRARQEAKQWQQRWESSERTSREVHTEMQSRIEMISDRARHLEQELASKMGQVTALEKALAEARFAAKTKPQQSKATAKVPAKRGQRPKSSARSATLKLP is encoded by the coding sequence ATGGCACGAGGCATTACCCAAGACCAGGTCAGCGCTGTCGCTGAGACCATCCTCTATGTCGGCGAGAATCCGACCGTAGAAAAAGTCCGAGCCGCTCTCGGCACCGGCTCGCCGAATACCATCACGCGCATGCTCGAGACGTGGCGCGGTCAACTAGGGGATCGGCTGCGCCAGCTCAGCACTTTGCCGGAGGTGCCTGTCCCGGTGGGGCAGGCGATGGTCGACCTGTGGCGTCTCGCGATCGAACACGCGAAGCATGCCCTGGATGAGCACTTCTCAGAAGAAAACGCCCTGCTGGAGACCGCCCAGGCTCAGCTCGCGCAGGAGCGTGGAAGCTGGGAGCAGCGCCTGCAGGTGGCCGAAACCAGCCTGGCGCAAGCCCGGGCGGCACGCGACCTCGCCGAGCACGCCTGCAACACCCTCGATGGCCAATTGGAAGACAGTCACGCTCTCCGCTCAGATCTGCAGCAACAGCGCGATCGACTGCAAGTCCAGTACGACCAGCAAGCAACGCTGCTCCAATCGCTTCGGTCGCAGCTGGACGAACACCAGGCCGCAATGGAGGCGGAGCGCGAGCGCCGAGACACGCACCTTCGCGCTGTCGAAGATCGTGCCCACCTCGAGGTCGATCGCGCTCGGCAAGAAGCGAAGCAATGGCAGCAACGATGGGAGAGCTCTGAACGAACCAGTCGCGAAGTGCACACCGAAATGCAGAGCCGGATCGAAATGATCAGCGATCGGGCTCGTCACCTGGAACAGGAGCTGGCGAGCAAAATGGGCCAAGTCACCGCCCTCGAAAAGGCACTAGCGGAAGCACGGTTCGCGGCCAAAACTAAACCGCAGCAATCGAAGGCTACGGCCAAGGTGCCCGCCAAGCGCGGTCAGCGACCGAAATCATCGGCTCGATCAGCCACTCTCAAATTACCCTGA
- a CDS encoding site-specific integrase, with protein sequence MKDISTISPLAQPAASLALPIQLAQQAADAVRELLAEAAAANTTRSYASALRYWAGWHTARYGVELTLPVSEATVLQFVVDHVVRRSADGELAWELPPTIDQALVAAGLKANLGPWTLATVRHRVAVLSTAHRLKHVTNPCEQPAIRTVLSRAARAAVKRGERPRKKTAITLAELETMLATCDDSLEGLRDRALLCFGFASGGRRRSEVAAANLRDLRRIGPQGFIYRLEHSKTQQAGVGATSTPDKPVLDRAAQALEAWLAAASITEGAIFRRLWKQRVGPALSPAAVGEIVQRRAKLAGLQGDFGGHSLRSGFVTEASRQGVPLPAIMAMTEHRAVSSVMGYFQAGSATDNPAARLLEEH encoded by the coding sequence ATGAAAGATATTTCCACGATCTCGCCCCTTGCCCAGCCGGCCGCCAGCCTGGCGTTGCCGATCCAGCTGGCGCAGCAGGCCGCCGACGCCGTGCGCGAATTGCTCGCCGAAGCGGCCGCCGCCAACACCACTCGCAGCTACGCCAGTGCCCTGCGCTACTGGGCCGGCTGGCACACGGCGCGCTACGGCGTCGAACTAACGTTGCCGGTGTCCGAAGCCACGGTGCTGCAGTTCGTGGTCGATCATGTGGTCCGCCGATCCGCCGATGGCGAGTTGGCCTGGGAGCTGCCGCCGACCATCGACCAAGCCTTGGTGGCCGCCGGCCTCAAAGCCAACCTGGGCCCATGGACGCTGGCGACGGTCCGTCATCGGGTCGCGGTGCTGTCCACGGCGCATCGGCTCAAGCACGTGACCAATCCGTGCGAGCAGCCGGCCATTCGCACGGTGCTCAGCCGCGCCGCCCGCGCCGCGGTCAAGCGAGGCGAGCGCCCGCGCAAGAAGACCGCGATCACCCTCGCCGAGCTCGAGACCATGCTGGCCACCTGTGACGACAGCCTCGAAGGCCTGCGTGACCGCGCCCTGCTCTGCTTTGGCTTTGCCAGCGGCGGCCGGCGTCGCAGCGAGGTCGCCGCGGCAAATCTGCGCGACTTGCGCCGCATCGGTCCCCAGGGCTTTATCTACCGACTGGAGCACAGCAAGACCCAGCAGGCCGGCGTGGGCGCGACCTCGACACCCGACAAACCGGTTTTAGATCGGGCCGCCCAGGCACTCGAGGCCTGGCTGGCCGCAGCCAGCATTACCGAGGGGGCGATTTTTCGGCGGCTGTGGAAGCAACGAGTTGGACCTGCCCTCTCCCCGGCCGCGGTGGGCGAGATCGTGCAGCGGCGCGCGAAACTCGCGGGTCTGCAGGGAGACTTTGGTGGGCATAGTTTGCGGTCAGGTTTCGTCACCGAAGCGAGCCGACAGGGCGTGCCGTTGCCGGCGATCATGGCGATGACCGAGCATCGGGCGGTGTCCAGCGTGATGGGATACTTTCAGGCGGGTAGTGCAACCGATAATCCGGCAGCGCGCCTTCTAGAGGAACACTGA